The following are encoded together in the Triticum dicoccoides isolate Atlit2015 ecotype Zavitan chromosome 6B, WEW_v2.0, whole genome shotgun sequence genome:
- the LOC119325274 gene encoding putative F-box protein At4g22420 isoform X3, with amino-acid sequence MGADEEEHQSPARKREREEGEEPAAADEKHPRTADESDGASLLGLANYADEEEEHGAPRGHANGRPREEEEEEDDEDEEEDERRAPERRPRQVELHRDCPYLDTVNRQGNG; translated from the exons ATGGGCGCGGACGAGGAGGAGCACCAGTCCCCCGCGCGGAAGCGCGAGCGCGAGGAGGGGGAGGAGCCCGCGGCCGCCGACGAGAAGCACCCGCGCACGGCGGACGAGTCGGATGGCGCCTCCCTGCTGGGGCTCGCCAACTAcgcagacgaggaggaggagcacggggCCCCGAGGGGGCACGCGAACGGCCGGccccgggaggaggaggaggaggaagacgatgaggatgaggaggaggacgagaggaGGGCTCCGGAGAGGCGTCCCAGGCAGGTCGAGCTGCACCGGGACTGCCCCTACCTCGACACCGTCAATCGACAG GGCAATGGATAA
- the LOC119325274 gene encoding putative F-box protein At4g22420 isoform X2 — protein MGADEEEHQSPARKREREEGEEPAAADEKHPRTADESDGASLLGLANYADEEEEHGAPRGHANGRPREEEEEEDDEDEEEDERRAPERRPRQVELHRDCPYLDTVNRQLNNM, from the exons ATGGGCGCGGACGAGGAGGAGCACCAGTCCCCCGCGCGGAAGCGCGAGCGCGAGGAGGGGGAGGAGCCCGCGGCCGCCGACGAGAAGCACCCGCGCACGGCGGACGAGTCGGATGGCGCCTCCCTGCTGGGGCTCGCCAACTAcgcagacgaggaggaggagcacggggCCCCGAGGGGGCACGCGAACGGCCGGccccgggaggaggaggaggaggaagacgatgaggatgaggaggaggacgagaggaGGGCTCCGGAGAGGCGTCCCAGGCAGGTCGAGCTGCACCGGGACTGCCCCTACCTCGACACCGTCAATCGACAG CTCAACAACATGTAG
- the LOC119325274 gene encoding putative F-box protein At4g22420 isoform X1, producing the protein MGADEEEHQSPARKREREEGEEPAAADEKHPRTADESDGASLLGLANYADEEEEHGAPRGHANGRPREEEEEEDDEDEEEDERRAPERRPRQVELHRDCPYLDTVNRQEFVSWSSKIWSSPDFEHCIARKV; encoded by the exons ATGGGCGCGGACGAGGAGGAGCACCAGTCCCCCGCGCGGAAGCGCGAGCGCGAGGAGGGGGAGGAGCCCGCGGCCGCCGACGAGAAGCACCCGCGCACGGCGGACGAGTCGGATGGCGCCTCCCTGCTGGGGCTCGCCAACTAcgcagacgaggaggaggagcacggggCCCCGAGGGGGCACGCGAACGGCCGGccccgggaggaggaggaggaggaagacgatgaggatgaggaggaggacgagaggaGGGCTCCGGAGAGGCGTCCCAGGCAGGTCGAGCTGCACCGGGACTGCCCCTACCTCGACACCGTCAATCGACAG GAATTTGTGAGCTGGAGTTCCAAAATTTGGAGTTCTCCTGACTTTGAACATTGCATTGCCCGCAAAGTGTAG